The Paenibacillus sp. RC334 nucleotide sequence GGCAGCCGCCTTGCTGGTGAAGGTCACCAGCAGGATGGACGATGCAGGAACATCCCGCAGCGCCATCAGGTAGCCTGCGCGGGCGGCCAGTACTGTGGTTTTGCCGCAGCCTGCCCCGGCTAGTGTCAGCAAGGGGCCTTTACCATGACGGACGGCCTGGATTTGCGGGCGATTCAAGTGAATACCCGCGTTCTCCAAAGCGCGAAAATAAGCCGAGTCGCGGTCACTGTCAGATACTAGCGTTGTGCTGGTATCCATAGAAGCACGGCGGGCCTGCGGGCTTGACACTGAATAAGGAACCCCGATAGGACGGGGGTAAAAAGCAGGATTTGGGTCCATGATCCTGAAACCCCTTTCGATTATAAAATCTTCCATTTTCACAAATGGGGGTAGTTTTTGGTATGATAGAGTTCTAGTCAGCATAAGCTGCTCTTGAGAACAAGACGATGGACTGAAATATATGCTGAAATGCTTGCATCCTTTCAAAAGGCGATATGACCGCATTCCATTATACAGGAGTTCGAGGTTTGCCAACAGAAAAAAACTTGGGATATATGCACGGTACGGGGAAATCCGGCTGGATATAGGGAGGAAATCAATATGAAGCTGATTCAACGTATAAAGGAAGGCGCGAATCGCGCTACAGAAAAGGCACAGCATGCTGTCGAGATTAGTAAAATAAATTCACAAATTACAGCGATTCAGCAGGAAATGGATGTTCATTTTTTGCGAATGGGTCAAATTTTTTATGAAGGCTACCGGGCATCCGATATGTCGGTGGCAGAAAAGGAAATGACACAGCTATCTACCGCTTGTGATGAGCTACAGGATGAAATTGACGAGCTGCGCGGCAGAATTGCAGAGCTGAAAAACGCTCATTTATGCACCTGTGGAGCTGTTGTGCCGCTGGATGCGAACTTTTGTCCGAAATGTGGGCGCAAGCTGAATGAGGGACAGGCTGCTTCCAAGCAAGTGGCTGCTGTGCGTGAAGAGGCGCCAACGGGCGTATATTCGTTTGATCTGCGCAAGCATGAGGAACCAGCCAAGGGTGCTGAGCCTGCCCACAATAATTACGAGGAACATGAGCCGTATGATCGGCATGAACCGGAGCAGCATA carries:
- a CDS encoding zinc ribbon domain-containing protein yields the protein MKLIQRIKEGANRATEKAQHAVEISKINSQITAIQQEMDVHFLRMGQIFYEGYRASDMSVAEKEMTQLSTACDELQDEIDELRGRIAELKNAHLCTCGAVVPLDANFCPKCGRKLNEGQAASKQVAAVREEAPTGVYSFDLRKHEEPAKGAEPAHNNYEEHEPYDRHEPEQHKLHEMHEPSSLERNYTVSDFTPEEKAAFDEEWERRRQEELEQEHRRLEELERERERQEELDERIRYWKANNSEAEKPATPAAQVRENVKCQICTAELPKGSKWCPRCGAEQI